Genomic window (Bacteroidota bacterium):
ACTGCCTCCCGGATTAAATCGGGCAGATTAACGGCATCTTCTTTCTTACCGATGGTTCTGCTATAGCTAAGCAGATTACTTAAAATGGTTTTGCATCGTCTGGCGCTCTGCAATACTGTTTCAAGCTGACCTTTATACGGCGACGGCTGTTCATCAATCCGGCGAAGCATGAGTTGGGTTCTGCCGATAATGATCGCGAGGGGATTATTAATTTCATGAGCTACATCTGCCACGAGCCGCCCCATTACCGCCAGTTTTTCAGAGGTCAGCAATTTTCCCTGCATTTCTTTCTGAATTGAAATATCCACTATTATGGTACCCATATGCCTGAGGTTTCCCTCGACATCGCGGATAGAGAATATTGTTTGAGCAACAGGAATGCTTGTGCCATCAATGCGTTTCAGTGTATGTTCACCATCCCATACTCCGTCCCTGATGGCGGTGGGGATCCATTCATCAGTTACGTGTTTCAAGTTTGTTTGCTCAATAAAATCAGTGATGTTTTTGTCCAATATCTCATCAGGTTTAGTAGCCCCGAGCATTTTTATTCCGCCCGGATTTATATAGATGAGCTTTCCATTCATGTCAGCAAGCGCTACAAAACCATTATACGTTTCAATGATGGCTAATTGATCGAGGATTTTTCCCTCCGCTTCTCTTTCTTTAGTCAAATCGCGGAAGATAAGCACAACTCCGGTTACATTGAAATTCTGGTCAAATATCGGCGAAGCGCTATCGCCAATTGGGTGTTCGGTGCCATCACGGGCAATCAACAGGGTATGATTCGCCATTCCCACGACACTGCCTTCATTCAAGACACGAACTACAGGGTTATCAACCTTGCAGCGGGTCTCCTCATTGACAATGCAAAGCACATCTTCAAGTAGTTTGCCGTGCGCTTCCGACTCGCTCCACCCGGTCAGTTTCTCTGCAACCGGATTCATCATCAATACGCAACCGTTGAGATTCAGTGATATAACTGCATCGCCAATGCTATAAAGCGTGGTTCTCATCTCCGACTCACTTAGGGCAAGCATATCCTGTATCCGCTTACGTTCGGTGATGTCGGTGAAAAAACCCACATTGCACTTATGTCCTTCTATGACCACTGATATACCGCTGATGTTAGCGTAAAACAAGGTGCCGTCTTTACGCAGGCACGGAAGGTCGGGCGCCAACGTCTTTTCGCCACGCGCTTGGGCCTCGAACTCGGCCAGCACGTGCTCCAACGACTCTTTTGGATGAATGTCCGCCACGCCCATCCCAATTAATTCTTCCTCAGTGTATCCAAACATCCGGCATATAGCCGGGTTGGCATAGCGGAATTGCTTCATTTGCAAGTCGGCCACGAGTATTCCCTCTGCGGCGCCTGTGAACAGCGCCTTATACCTGGCTTCTGTTTCTCGCAGCGCATCTTCCGCCTGCTTGCGCTCGGTTATATCGATTGTATAACCAGCAAGCAAATTTTTACCTTCATGAAAAATCGGGGATTTGATAGATGTATAATTACGACCATTTAAATTCTCTTCCAATTTAAGTATCTTACCAGAAGAAACTACTGCCCAGTCATCGGCTGTAATTTTTGCAGCAAATTCAGCGGGGAACAATTCATCCATAGTCTTGCCAACCATTTCGGAACCAAGAACACCAGTTAAGTCCACAAAATTTTCGCTAGCCATAATTACTCTGCTT
Coding sequences:
- a CDS encoding PAS domain S-box protein; this encodes MKKKGCCNMNNESLNRNSIIPAQPPIKPGQAAGSDESVRRMVKDLEEAQQASLNIIEDLQKSKEELEMARNAYLNIMEDMDKKGEALKESKEFAELIYKVTPSAIFTVDNEKRITSWNIKATQITGFSQEEMIGKSCAAFAEEPCRSKCGLFDSLTQKPINAKECSIIHKSGRRIFISKNVDILKDINDNIIGGIESFEDITGRKLAEEVLRERVKELNCLYVIADLIEKDDSLEKILQGSADVMPNAWAHPEIACIRIIFKGRQYQTGNFRKTDWRQSADLKVDGQPVGMIELCYLEERPIRDEGPFLREERNLINAIAERLGRVVERKQAEEALRESEKLLSTFIKHSPIYTYIKEVTPNESRVIMASENFVDLTGVLGSEMVGKTMDELFPAEFAAKITADDWAVVSSGKILKLEENLNGRNYTSIKSPIFHEGKNLLAGYTIDITERKQAEDALRETEARYKALFTGAAEGILVADLQMKQFRYANPAICRMFGYTEEELIGMGVADIHPKESLEHVLAEFEAQARGEKTLAPDLPCLRKDGTLFYANISGISVVIEGHKCNVGFFTDITERKRIQDMLALSESEMRTTLYSIGDAVISLNLNGCVLMMNPVAEKLTGWSESEAHGKLLEDVLCIVNEETRCKVDNPVVRVLNEGSVVGMANHTLLIARDGTEHPIGDSASPIFDQNFNVTGVVLIFRDLTKEREAEGKILDQLAIIETYNGFVALADMNGKLIYINPGGIKMLGATKPDEILDKNITDFIEQTNLKHVTDEWIPTAIRDGVWDGEHTLKRIDGTSIPVAQTIFSIRDVEGNLRHMGTIIVDISIQKEMQGKLLTSEKLAVMGRLVADVAHEINNPLAIIIGRTQLMLRRIDEQPSPYKGQLETVLQSARRCKTILSNLLSYSRTIGKKEDAVNLPDLIREAVDNVNYQYDMSAIEVALNFNLPTNTEITGNKVALLSVFVNLIRNARQAMREKGNLTITVEKENEIQLRIEIHDTGIGISKEQMTKLFQPFISGWKEDEGTGLGLATSLGIIETHGGKMSAESEGEGKGAKFTILLPYKLKEEKTNQTINKLEE